One genomic segment of Gadus chalcogrammus isolate NIFS_2021 chromosome 3, NIFS_Gcha_1.0, whole genome shotgun sequence includes these proteins:
- the rfx1b gene encoding MHC class II regulatory factor RFX1 isoform X5, which produces MSQKAVLLPGATQQYSATEVQKSNGQSSPQYIIVTVTEGSVQSNDSVSESSPPAGVPTQVVQQVQTTSQQRSVLQAVAQNSKRSAAHLNSIQTVHLNQEVDPVYSGQVHYVDGDSSYTSSPTVRSGGYPYSPLYSQTPPTSSSYYDAPPSSESDVSESVGAQPVAMGTGGGGYLLQGNYVLAGGGGGLGGAQGYGNTNSRAPPATVQWLCENYEGAEGVSLPRCTLYCHYLLHCQEHKLEPVNAASFGKLIRSVFMGLRTRRLGTRGNSKYHYYGLRIKSGSPLLRLMDEQQHLAMRQQPFSQKHRTKPVQKAEGFTNGLSGGAGLQTAGLGDISSQVQQYQQFLDSSRQLPSLGEVDLGGYGLPEGVQLEHIKAFQSLYREHCEAILDVMINLQFILVETLWKSFWRFSLSNEPQSLSLHNESEKRLPKACLVVLCKFEPVLNWTKDCDNVLYQTLVEVLIPEVLRPIPSALTQAIRNFAKGLESWLTNAMMNVPEDMVRIKVACVCAFSQTLRRYTSLNHLAQAARAVLQNSAQITQMLSDLNRVDFTNVQEQASWVCRCEEDLVQRLEQDFKSTLQQQSSLEQWAGWLDGVVTRVLKPFDLNPAALPKAAKLFLLNWSFYSSMVIRDLTLRSAASFGSFHLIRLLYDEYMYYLVEHRVAGARGQTPIAIMGEFASSAKGRSSLDIEKEEEEEDEDEESEEDGGGELLLHSGSAPLPPGKEEVMEPPPKMSRGGLFPSD; this is translated from the exons ATGTCCCAGAAGGCCGTGCTGCTCCCCGGCGCCACGCAGCAGTACAGTGCCACCGAGGTCCAGAAGAGCAACGGGCAGAGCTCCCCTCAGTACATTATCGTGACCGTCACAG AGGGCTCCGTCCAATCCAATGACAGCGTGTCAGAGTCCAGCCCCCCCGCTGGGGTCCCCACCCAGGTGGTCCAACAGGTGCAGACGACGTCGCAG CAGAGGTCAGTGCTGCAGGCGGTCGCTCAGAACTCTAAGAGGAGTGCAGCTCACCTGAACAGCATACAGACGGTTCACCTTAACCAAGAG gtGGACCCTGTGTACTCAGGCCAGGTCCACTATGTGGACGGGGACTCCAGctacacctcctcccccactgt acgGTCAGGGGGCTACCCTTACTCGCCCCTGTACTCCCAGACTCCGCCCACCTCCTCGTCCTACTACGACGCCCCGCCCTCCTCTGAGTCGGACGTCTCTGAGTCCGTGGGCGCGCAACCCGTTGCCATGGGGACGGGAGGCGGAGGCTACCTCCTCCAGGGGAACTACGTcctggccgggggggggggcgggctgggCGGAGCGCAGGGATACGGAAACACCAACTCACGGGCGCCGCCCGCCACG gtgcagTGGCTGTGTGAGAACTacgagggggcggagggggtgAGCCTTCCGCGCTGCACCCTGTACTGCCACTACCTGCTGCACTGCCAGGAGCACAAGCTGGAGCCCGTCAACGCCGCCTCCTTCGGGAAGCTGATCCGCTCTGTGTTCATGGGCCTGAGGACACGCAGGCTGGGCACCAG GGGTAACTCTAAGTACCACTACTACGGCCTGCGTATCAAGTCCGGCTCCCCGCTGCTGAGGCTGATGGACGAGCAGCAGCACCTGGCCATGAGGCAGCAGCCGTTCAGCCAGAAGCACAG GACCAAGCCGGTGCAGAAGGCGGAGGGCTTCACCAATGGGCTGTCGGGGGGGGCGGGTCTTCAGACGGCCGGCCTTGGGGACATCTCATCCCAGGTGCAGCAGTACCAACAGTTCCTGG attCCTCCCGCCAGCTGCCCAGCCTCGGGGAGGTGGACCTTGGGGGCTACGGGCTGCCTGAGGGGGTCCAGCTGGAGCACATCAAGGCCTTCCAGAGCCTGTACCGGGAGCACTGTGAG GCCATCCTGGACGTCATGATCAACCTGCAGTTCATCCTGGTGGAGACGCTGTGGAAATCCTTCTGGAGGTTCAGCCTGAGCAACGAGCCGCAGTCCCTGAGCCT GCACAACGAGTCCGAGAAGCGTCTCCCCAAAGCCTGCCTGGTGGTGCTGTGTAAGTTTGAGCCGGTGCTGAACTGGACCAAAGACTGTGACAACGTGCTGTACCAGACgctggtggaggtcctgatCCCAGAGGTGCTGAGGCCCATCCCCA gtgcccTGACCCAGGCAATCAGGAACTTTGCCAAGGGTCTGGAGAGCTGGCTGACCAACGCCATGATGAACGTCCCCGAGGACATGGTCCGCATCAAG gtggcgtgtgtgtgtgccttctccCAGACGCTGCGTCGCTACACCAGCCTGAACCACCTGGCGCAGGCCGCGCGCGCTGTGCTGCAGAACTCTGCCCAGATCACCCAGATGCTCTCGGACCTCAACCGCGTGGACTTCACCAACGTCCAG gagcaggCCTCCTGGGTGTGCCGCTGTGAGGAGGACCTGGTCCAGAGGCTGGAGCAGGACTTCAAGAGcaccctgcagcagcagagctCCCTGGAGCAGTGGGCGGGCTGGCTGGACGGCGTGGTGACCCGCGTGCTGAAGCCCTTCGACCTCAACCCCGCTGCCCTGCCCAAGGCCGCCAAGCTCTTCCTGCTCAACTGGTCCTTCTACAG ctCCATGGTGATCAGGGACCTGACCCTGCGCTCCGCTGCGTCCTTCGGGTCCTTTCACCTGATCCGTCTGCTGTATGATGAGTACATGTACTACCTGGTGGAGCACCGCGTGGCCGGGGCCCGCGGACAGACGCCCATCGCCATCATGGGAgag tttGCCAGCAGTGCTAAGGGCCGCAGCTCCCTGGACATAGAGAAAG aagaggaagaggaggatgaggatgaggagagcgaggaggacgGTGGCGGCGAGCTCCTGCTGCACtcaggctccgcccccctgccccccgggAAGGAGGAGGTCATGGAGCCCCCGCCCAAGATGTCCAGGGGGGGCCTGTTCCCCTCAGActga
- the rfx1b gene encoding MHC class II regulatory factor RFX1 isoform X4 has translation MATSGYSEDLQSQQGNTVTMAMPAAATPSASKPAHFLSEISPTSVAITTSNQSAAASKSRQEALCAQVTATMSQKAVLLPGATQQYSATEVQKSNGQSSPQYIIVTVTEGSVQSNDSVSESSPPAGVPTQVVQQVQTTSQRSVLQAVAQNSKRSAAHLNSIQTVHLNQEVDPVYSGQVHYVDGDSSYTSSPTVRSGGYPYSPLYSQTPPTSSSYYDAPPSSESDVSESVGAQPVAMGTGGGGYLLQGNYVLAGGGGGLGGAQGYGNTNSRAPPATVQWLCENYEGAEGVSLPRCTLYCHYLLHCQEHKLEPVNAASFGKLIRSVFMGLRTRRLGTRGNSKYHYYGLRIKSGSPLLRLMDEQQHLAMRQQPFSQKHRTKPVQKAEGFTNGLSGGAGLQTAGLGDISSQVQQYQQFLDSSRQLPSLGEVDLGGYGLPEGVQLEHIKAFQSLYREHCEAILDVMINLQFILVETLWKSFWRFSLSNEPQSLSLHNESEKRLPKACLVVLCKFEPVLNWTKDCDNVLYQTLVEVLIPEVLRPIPSALTQAIRNFAKGLESWLTNAMMNVPEDMVRIKVACVCAFSQTLRRYTSLNHLAQAARAVLQNSAQITQMLSDLNRVDFTNVQEQASWVCRCEEDLVQRLEQDFKSTLQQQSSLEQWAGWLDGVVTRVLKPFDLNPAALPKAAKLFLLNWSFYSSMVIRDLTLRSAASFGSFHLIRLLYDEYMYYLVEHRVAGARGQTPIAIMGEFASSAKGRSSLDIEKEEEEDEDEESEEDGGGELLLHSGSAPLPPGKEEVMEPPPKMSRGGLFPSD, from the exons ATGGCAACTTCCGGATACTCTGAGGACCTTCAGTCTCAGCAGGGCAACACAGTAACCATGGCGATGCCTGCCGCCGCCACGCCCTCGGCTTCGAAGCCCGCACACTTCCTGTCTGAGATTTCGCCAACTTCTGTCGCTATTACGACATCTAACCAATCAGCAGCCGCGTCCAAATCAAGACAGGAAGCCCTTTGTGCCCAGGTCACCGCCACCATGTCCCAGAAGGCCGTGCTGCTCCCCGGCGCCACGCAGCAGTACAGTGCCACCGAGGTCCAGAAGAGCAACGGGCAGAGCTCCCCTCAGTACATTATCGTGACCGTCACAG AGGGCTCCGTCCAATCCAATGACAGCGTGTCAGAGTCCAGCCCCCCCGCTGGGGTCCCCACCCAGGTGGTCCAACAGGTGCAGACGACGTCGCAG AGGTCAGTGCTGCAGGCGGTCGCTCAGAACTCTAAGAGGAGTGCAGCTCACCTGAACAGCATACAGACGGTTCACCTTAACCAAGAG gtGGACCCTGTGTACTCAGGCCAGGTCCACTATGTGGACGGGGACTCCAGctacacctcctcccccactgt acgGTCAGGGGGCTACCCTTACTCGCCCCTGTACTCCCAGACTCCGCCCACCTCCTCGTCCTACTACGACGCCCCGCCCTCCTCTGAGTCGGACGTCTCTGAGTCCGTGGGCGCGCAACCCGTTGCCATGGGGACGGGAGGCGGAGGCTACCTCCTCCAGGGGAACTACGTcctggccgggggggggggcgggctgggCGGAGCGCAGGGATACGGAAACACCAACTCACGGGCGCCGCCCGCCACG gtgcagTGGCTGTGTGAGAACTacgagggggcggagggggtgAGCCTTCCGCGCTGCACCCTGTACTGCCACTACCTGCTGCACTGCCAGGAGCACAAGCTGGAGCCCGTCAACGCCGCCTCCTTCGGGAAGCTGATCCGCTCTGTGTTCATGGGCCTGAGGACACGCAGGCTGGGCACCAG GGGTAACTCTAAGTACCACTACTACGGCCTGCGTATCAAGTCCGGCTCCCCGCTGCTGAGGCTGATGGACGAGCAGCAGCACCTGGCCATGAGGCAGCAGCCGTTCAGCCAGAAGCACAG GACCAAGCCGGTGCAGAAGGCGGAGGGCTTCACCAATGGGCTGTCGGGGGGGGCGGGTCTTCAGACGGCCGGCCTTGGGGACATCTCATCCCAGGTGCAGCAGTACCAACAGTTCCTGG attCCTCCCGCCAGCTGCCCAGCCTCGGGGAGGTGGACCTTGGGGGCTACGGGCTGCCTGAGGGGGTCCAGCTGGAGCACATCAAGGCCTTCCAGAGCCTGTACCGGGAGCACTGTGAG GCCATCCTGGACGTCATGATCAACCTGCAGTTCATCCTGGTGGAGACGCTGTGGAAATCCTTCTGGAGGTTCAGCCTGAGCAACGAGCCGCAGTCCCTGAGCCT GCACAACGAGTCCGAGAAGCGTCTCCCCAAAGCCTGCCTGGTGGTGCTGTGTAAGTTTGAGCCGGTGCTGAACTGGACCAAAGACTGTGACAACGTGCTGTACCAGACgctggtggaggtcctgatCCCAGAGGTGCTGAGGCCCATCCCCA gtgcccTGACCCAGGCAATCAGGAACTTTGCCAAGGGTCTGGAGAGCTGGCTGACCAACGCCATGATGAACGTCCCCGAGGACATGGTCCGCATCAAG gtggcgtgtgtgtgtgccttctccCAGACGCTGCGTCGCTACACCAGCCTGAACCACCTGGCGCAGGCCGCGCGCGCTGTGCTGCAGAACTCTGCCCAGATCACCCAGATGCTCTCGGACCTCAACCGCGTGGACTTCACCAACGTCCAG gagcaggCCTCCTGGGTGTGCCGCTGTGAGGAGGACCTGGTCCAGAGGCTGGAGCAGGACTTCAAGAGcaccctgcagcagcagagctCCCTGGAGCAGTGGGCGGGCTGGCTGGACGGCGTGGTGACCCGCGTGCTGAAGCCCTTCGACCTCAACCCCGCTGCCCTGCCCAAGGCCGCCAAGCTCTTCCTGCTCAACTGGTCCTTCTACAG ctCCATGGTGATCAGGGACCTGACCCTGCGCTCCGCTGCGTCCTTCGGGTCCTTTCACCTGATCCGTCTGCTGTATGATGAGTACATGTACTACCTGGTGGAGCACCGCGTGGCCGGGGCCCGCGGACAGACGCCCATCGCCATCATGGGAgag tttGCCAGCAGTGCTAAGGGCCGCAGCTCCCTGGACATAGAGAAAG aggaagaggaggatgaggatgaggagagcgaggaggacgGTGGCGGCGAGCTCCTGCTGCACtcaggctccgcccccctgccccccgggAAGGAGGAGGTCATGGAGCCCCCGCCCAAGATGTCCAGGGGGGGCCTGTTCCCCTCAGActga
- the rfx1b gene encoding MHC class II regulatory factor RFX1 isoform X3, protein MATSGYSEDLQSQQGNTVTMAMPAAATPSASKPAHFLSEISPTSVAITTSNQSAAASKSRQEALCAQVTATMSQKAVLLPGATQQYSATEVQKSNGQSSPQYIIVTVTEGSVQSNDSVSESSPPAGVPTQVVQQVQTTSQQRSVLQAVAQNSKRSAAHLNSIQTVHLNQEVDPVYSGQVHYVDGDSSYTSSPTVRSGGYPYSPLYSQTPPTSSSYYDAPPSSESDVSESVGAQPVAMGTGGGGYLLQGNYVLAGGGGGLGGAQGYGNTNSRAPPATVQWLCENYEGAEGVSLPRCTLYCHYLLHCQEHKLEPVNAASFGKLIRSVFMGLRTRRLGTRGNSKYHYYGLRIKSGSPLLRLMDEQQHLAMRQQPFSQKHRTKPVQKAEGFTNGLSGGAGLQTAGLGDISSQVQQYQQFLDSSRQLPSLGEVDLGGYGLPEGVQLEHIKAFQSLYREHCEAILDVMINLQFILVETLWKSFWRFSLSNEPQSLSLHNESEKRLPKACLVVLCKFEPVLNWTKDCDNVLYQTLVEVLIPEVLRPIPSALTQAIRNFAKGLESWLTNAMMNVPEDMVRIKVACVCAFSQTLRRYTSLNHLAQAARAVLQNSAQITQMLSDLNRVDFTNVQEQASWVCRCEEDLVQRLEQDFKSTLQQQSSLEQWAGWLDGVVTRVLKPFDLNPAALPKAAKLFLLNWSFYSSMVIRDLTLRSAASFGSFHLIRLLYDEYMYYLVEHRVAGARGQTPIAIMGEFASSAKGRSSLDIEKEEEEDEDEESEEDGGGELLLHSGSAPLPPGKEEVMEPPPKMSRGGLFPSD, encoded by the exons ATGGCAACTTCCGGATACTCTGAGGACCTTCAGTCTCAGCAGGGCAACACAGTAACCATGGCGATGCCTGCCGCCGCCACGCCCTCGGCTTCGAAGCCCGCACACTTCCTGTCTGAGATTTCGCCAACTTCTGTCGCTATTACGACATCTAACCAATCAGCAGCCGCGTCCAAATCAAGACAGGAAGCCCTTTGTGCCCAGGTCACCGCCACCATGTCCCAGAAGGCCGTGCTGCTCCCCGGCGCCACGCAGCAGTACAGTGCCACCGAGGTCCAGAAGAGCAACGGGCAGAGCTCCCCTCAGTACATTATCGTGACCGTCACAG AGGGCTCCGTCCAATCCAATGACAGCGTGTCAGAGTCCAGCCCCCCCGCTGGGGTCCCCACCCAGGTGGTCCAACAGGTGCAGACGACGTCGCAG CAGAGGTCAGTGCTGCAGGCGGTCGCTCAGAACTCTAAGAGGAGTGCAGCTCACCTGAACAGCATACAGACGGTTCACCTTAACCAAGAG gtGGACCCTGTGTACTCAGGCCAGGTCCACTATGTGGACGGGGACTCCAGctacacctcctcccccactgt acgGTCAGGGGGCTACCCTTACTCGCCCCTGTACTCCCAGACTCCGCCCACCTCCTCGTCCTACTACGACGCCCCGCCCTCCTCTGAGTCGGACGTCTCTGAGTCCGTGGGCGCGCAACCCGTTGCCATGGGGACGGGAGGCGGAGGCTACCTCCTCCAGGGGAACTACGTcctggccgggggggggggcgggctgggCGGAGCGCAGGGATACGGAAACACCAACTCACGGGCGCCGCCCGCCACG gtgcagTGGCTGTGTGAGAACTacgagggggcggagggggtgAGCCTTCCGCGCTGCACCCTGTACTGCCACTACCTGCTGCACTGCCAGGAGCACAAGCTGGAGCCCGTCAACGCCGCCTCCTTCGGGAAGCTGATCCGCTCTGTGTTCATGGGCCTGAGGACACGCAGGCTGGGCACCAG GGGTAACTCTAAGTACCACTACTACGGCCTGCGTATCAAGTCCGGCTCCCCGCTGCTGAGGCTGATGGACGAGCAGCAGCACCTGGCCATGAGGCAGCAGCCGTTCAGCCAGAAGCACAG GACCAAGCCGGTGCAGAAGGCGGAGGGCTTCACCAATGGGCTGTCGGGGGGGGCGGGTCTTCAGACGGCCGGCCTTGGGGACATCTCATCCCAGGTGCAGCAGTACCAACAGTTCCTGG attCCTCCCGCCAGCTGCCCAGCCTCGGGGAGGTGGACCTTGGGGGCTACGGGCTGCCTGAGGGGGTCCAGCTGGAGCACATCAAGGCCTTCCAGAGCCTGTACCGGGAGCACTGTGAG GCCATCCTGGACGTCATGATCAACCTGCAGTTCATCCTGGTGGAGACGCTGTGGAAATCCTTCTGGAGGTTCAGCCTGAGCAACGAGCCGCAGTCCCTGAGCCT GCACAACGAGTCCGAGAAGCGTCTCCCCAAAGCCTGCCTGGTGGTGCTGTGTAAGTTTGAGCCGGTGCTGAACTGGACCAAAGACTGTGACAACGTGCTGTACCAGACgctggtggaggtcctgatCCCAGAGGTGCTGAGGCCCATCCCCA gtgcccTGACCCAGGCAATCAGGAACTTTGCCAAGGGTCTGGAGAGCTGGCTGACCAACGCCATGATGAACGTCCCCGAGGACATGGTCCGCATCAAG gtggcgtgtgtgtgtgccttctccCAGACGCTGCGTCGCTACACCAGCCTGAACCACCTGGCGCAGGCCGCGCGCGCTGTGCTGCAGAACTCTGCCCAGATCACCCAGATGCTCTCGGACCTCAACCGCGTGGACTTCACCAACGTCCAG gagcaggCCTCCTGGGTGTGCCGCTGTGAGGAGGACCTGGTCCAGAGGCTGGAGCAGGACTTCAAGAGcaccctgcagcagcagagctCCCTGGAGCAGTGGGCGGGCTGGCTGGACGGCGTGGTGACCCGCGTGCTGAAGCCCTTCGACCTCAACCCCGCTGCCCTGCCCAAGGCCGCCAAGCTCTTCCTGCTCAACTGGTCCTTCTACAG ctCCATGGTGATCAGGGACCTGACCCTGCGCTCCGCTGCGTCCTTCGGGTCCTTTCACCTGATCCGTCTGCTGTATGATGAGTACATGTACTACCTGGTGGAGCACCGCGTGGCCGGGGCCCGCGGACAGACGCCCATCGCCATCATGGGAgag tttGCCAGCAGTGCTAAGGGCCGCAGCTCCCTGGACATAGAGAAAG aggaagaggaggatgaggatgaggagagcgaggaggacgGTGGCGGCGAGCTCCTGCTGCACtcaggctccgcccccctgccccccgggAAGGAGGAGGTCATGGAGCCCCCGCCCAAGATGTCCAGGGGGGGCCTGTTCCCCTCAGActga
- the rfx1b gene encoding MHC class II regulatory factor RFX1 isoform X2 codes for MATSGYSEDLQSQQGNTVTMAMPAAATPSASKPAHFLSEISPTSVAITTSNQSAAASKSRQEALCAQVTATMSQKAVLLPGATQQYSATEVQKSNGQSSPQYIIVTVTEGSVQSNDSVSESSPPAGVPTQVVQQVQTTSQRSVLQAVAQNSKRSAAHLNSIQTVHLNQEVDPVYSGQVHYVDGDSSYTSSPTVRSGGYPYSPLYSQTPPTSSSYYDAPPSSESDVSESVGAQPVAMGTGGGGYLLQGNYVLAGGGGGLGGAQGYGNTNSRAPPATVQWLCENYEGAEGVSLPRCTLYCHYLLHCQEHKLEPVNAASFGKLIRSVFMGLRTRRLGTRGNSKYHYYGLRIKSGSPLLRLMDEQQHLAMRQQPFSQKHRTKPVQKAEGFTNGLSGGAGLQTAGLGDISSQVQQYQQFLDSSRQLPSLGEVDLGGYGLPEGVQLEHIKAFQSLYREHCEAILDVMINLQFILVETLWKSFWRFSLSNEPQSLSLHNESEKRLPKACLVVLCKFEPVLNWTKDCDNVLYQTLVEVLIPEVLRPIPSALTQAIRNFAKGLESWLTNAMMNVPEDMVRIKVACVCAFSQTLRRYTSLNHLAQAARAVLQNSAQITQMLSDLNRVDFTNVQEQASWVCRCEEDLVQRLEQDFKSTLQQQSSLEQWAGWLDGVVTRVLKPFDLNPAALPKAAKLFLLNWSFYSSMVIRDLTLRSAASFGSFHLIRLLYDEYMYYLVEHRVAGARGQTPIAIMGEFASSAKGRSSLDIEKEEEEEDEDEESEEDGGGELLLHSGSAPLPPGKEEVMEPPPKMSRGGLFPSD; via the exons ATGGCAACTTCCGGATACTCTGAGGACCTTCAGTCTCAGCAGGGCAACACAGTAACCATGGCGATGCCTGCCGCCGCCACGCCCTCGGCTTCGAAGCCCGCACACTTCCTGTCTGAGATTTCGCCAACTTCTGTCGCTATTACGACATCTAACCAATCAGCAGCCGCGTCCAAATCAAGACAGGAAGCCCTTTGTGCCCAGGTCACCGCCACCATGTCCCAGAAGGCCGTGCTGCTCCCCGGCGCCACGCAGCAGTACAGTGCCACCGAGGTCCAGAAGAGCAACGGGCAGAGCTCCCCTCAGTACATTATCGTGACCGTCACAG AGGGCTCCGTCCAATCCAATGACAGCGTGTCAGAGTCCAGCCCCCCCGCTGGGGTCCCCACCCAGGTGGTCCAACAGGTGCAGACGACGTCGCAG AGGTCAGTGCTGCAGGCGGTCGCTCAGAACTCTAAGAGGAGTGCAGCTCACCTGAACAGCATACAGACGGTTCACCTTAACCAAGAG gtGGACCCTGTGTACTCAGGCCAGGTCCACTATGTGGACGGGGACTCCAGctacacctcctcccccactgt acgGTCAGGGGGCTACCCTTACTCGCCCCTGTACTCCCAGACTCCGCCCACCTCCTCGTCCTACTACGACGCCCCGCCCTCCTCTGAGTCGGACGTCTCTGAGTCCGTGGGCGCGCAACCCGTTGCCATGGGGACGGGAGGCGGAGGCTACCTCCTCCAGGGGAACTACGTcctggccgggggggggggcgggctgggCGGAGCGCAGGGATACGGAAACACCAACTCACGGGCGCCGCCCGCCACG gtgcagTGGCTGTGTGAGAACTacgagggggcggagggggtgAGCCTTCCGCGCTGCACCCTGTACTGCCACTACCTGCTGCACTGCCAGGAGCACAAGCTGGAGCCCGTCAACGCCGCCTCCTTCGGGAAGCTGATCCGCTCTGTGTTCATGGGCCTGAGGACACGCAGGCTGGGCACCAG GGGTAACTCTAAGTACCACTACTACGGCCTGCGTATCAAGTCCGGCTCCCCGCTGCTGAGGCTGATGGACGAGCAGCAGCACCTGGCCATGAGGCAGCAGCCGTTCAGCCAGAAGCACAG GACCAAGCCGGTGCAGAAGGCGGAGGGCTTCACCAATGGGCTGTCGGGGGGGGCGGGTCTTCAGACGGCCGGCCTTGGGGACATCTCATCCCAGGTGCAGCAGTACCAACAGTTCCTGG attCCTCCCGCCAGCTGCCCAGCCTCGGGGAGGTGGACCTTGGGGGCTACGGGCTGCCTGAGGGGGTCCAGCTGGAGCACATCAAGGCCTTCCAGAGCCTGTACCGGGAGCACTGTGAG GCCATCCTGGACGTCATGATCAACCTGCAGTTCATCCTGGTGGAGACGCTGTGGAAATCCTTCTGGAGGTTCAGCCTGAGCAACGAGCCGCAGTCCCTGAGCCT GCACAACGAGTCCGAGAAGCGTCTCCCCAAAGCCTGCCTGGTGGTGCTGTGTAAGTTTGAGCCGGTGCTGAACTGGACCAAAGACTGTGACAACGTGCTGTACCAGACgctggtggaggtcctgatCCCAGAGGTGCTGAGGCCCATCCCCA gtgcccTGACCCAGGCAATCAGGAACTTTGCCAAGGGTCTGGAGAGCTGGCTGACCAACGCCATGATGAACGTCCCCGAGGACATGGTCCGCATCAAG gtggcgtgtgtgtgtgccttctccCAGACGCTGCGTCGCTACACCAGCCTGAACCACCTGGCGCAGGCCGCGCGCGCTGTGCTGCAGAACTCTGCCCAGATCACCCAGATGCTCTCGGACCTCAACCGCGTGGACTTCACCAACGTCCAG gagcaggCCTCCTGGGTGTGCCGCTGTGAGGAGGACCTGGTCCAGAGGCTGGAGCAGGACTTCAAGAGcaccctgcagcagcagagctCCCTGGAGCAGTGGGCGGGCTGGCTGGACGGCGTGGTGACCCGCGTGCTGAAGCCCTTCGACCTCAACCCCGCTGCCCTGCCCAAGGCCGCCAAGCTCTTCCTGCTCAACTGGTCCTTCTACAG ctCCATGGTGATCAGGGACCTGACCCTGCGCTCCGCTGCGTCCTTCGGGTCCTTTCACCTGATCCGTCTGCTGTATGATGAGTACATGTACTACCTGGTGGAGCACCGCGTGGCCGGGGCCCGCGGACAGACGCCCATCGCCATCATGGGAgag tttGCCAGCAGTGCTAAGGGCCGCAGCTCCCTGGACATAGAGAAAG aagaggaagaggaggatgaggatgaggagagcgaggaggacgGTGGCGGCGAGCTCCTGCTGCACtcaggctccgcccccctgccccccgggAAGGAGGAGGTCATGGAGCCCCCGCCCAAGATGTCCAGGGGGGGCCTGTTCCCCTCAGActga